TTTCATAGCAATTGTAAGTTCCATTCTTAATTTGTTGAACAAATTTCTGCACATCAGGATGGTTGACATCAAACTCGTCTTTTTCACAACGAATACAGAAAAAGGTCAATATTGCAAGTAAAAACAACTTATTCATAATGGATGGTTTTTTCTATAGATGAAATATTCATTATAAGGGTTGCGTTTTTTTGCATGTTCAGTTAACCATTCGTTATTTGCAATGCACAGAGTTGAAAGCGAAGCTAGAGGAGTGTGTTCTATTATAACCACAAATGGTTGCCAATGGCCACAGATATGTCTTAGCTAACAAAACCCTGCGAATGGCGAACCACGAAAAGCAAATTTCTCCGAGGCGAAAGTAAAGCACACACAGAGATCGCAACCTATACCTTGCGAATAGCGGCAGCAAACTGCAAAAAGCCGCCTCTAGTTGGCCTTTTTCCAGCTGGTTATCTTGTACCCCCAGATAGAGTAAGCCAGTATAATAAAATAGGAGGGAACCAGAATCCAGTAGGCCTTCTGGGTTGAGGTAAGTACGGCGATTTTCCCGTATGCCAGCGGCAGAAGCGCGCCTCCTGCAATCGCCATAATGAGCATGGCAGAAGCTGTTTTGGTATAACGCCCGAGCCCATTGATCGCCAGGGGCCAGATAGCAGGCCATACCAGTGAATTGGCTATACCCAGCAAAGCAATAAACAACACGGTGAGGGGTATGGTCAGCTCTACTGCCTGAAAGGTCACCAGGTCACGGAAAGGCAGGGTGAGAACAATGTGTGAAGGGGTTAGAATGGCTGCTAGGGAAAAAACTATTCCAAGTGCTGCACAAATTTTTAATGCAGTACTTTGCTGTATCACTTTCGGAATCAGTACAATTCCTGCCAGATAACCAATGACCATGCCCAGAAGAGTCAGGGAGGTGAAATACTTGGCTGAAGTCATGGAAATTCCCAAAGACTGGCCATACCGGATAATGCTGTCACCGGCAATTACTTCAACTCCTACATAAAAAAACAGGGCAATTACTCCCAGTACAAGGTTGGGGAAGGCAAAAACACTGTTTTTTCCAACGTTTGCCGCAGTAGTTGATTCATCTTCGGCCTCGGTATCCACTTCAGGAAGGTGGGCAATGC
Above is a genomic segment from Bacteroidales bacterium containing:
- a CDS encoding sugar MFS transporter yields the protein FLRTACELNDFEAYFVTFAFYISYFVMALPSSQVLKFTGFRNGMTVGLWIMALGATVFIPAALTRSFALFLTGLFVQGTGLAILQTASNPYITILGPRESAAQRISIMGIANKVAGMIAPVLLASIVLKDAHALEVQLKEATDPVVRTQILDAMAHRVIEPYIFIAVILLALGFMIRIAHLPEVDTEAEDESTTAANVGKNSVFAFPNLVLGVIALFFYVGVEVIAGDSIIRYGQSLGISMTSAKYFTSLTLLGMVIGYLAGIVLIPKVIQQSTALKICAALGIVFSLAAILTPSHIVLTLPFRDLVTFQAVELTIPLTVLFIALLGIANSLVWPAIWPLAINGLGRYTKTASAMLIMAIAGGALLPLAYGKIAVLTSTQKAYWILVPSYFIILAYSIWGYKITSWKKAN